The sequence gatgtaaaatttgttctttAACACAGTCAAGAAAAGTTGtaaagtatatatttttgcatgtacatatgtatgtacttcgtTCAGAGATATAATTTCttaatcattaaattttgatgaattttaggattttttataataaaaacaaattaaatatgtattaatttgGGCATACCTGTCCAAAGCCATTGGCGAGCACTTTTTTGTACACATTAAATAGGTTAGATGTGAATTCATCCACTTTTATAGTTTCTGCAAGAGTTGTAGTGAGAAATTCCTCATCGTGTGCCACATTGTGCATCAATTGATTAATAATGGTTTGCAAATTTCTGGCTTTTTCGAACTCTTTGCGCGGGAAGGACGATGGCATCAAAATAAATGGAGCAAACTGGTAatcaaaaatgattaaaatatataataaagtgctatatacatataaaatgggTTTAATAAATAGCAAAATTTAGACAGGCTATAAATACTCAAAACAacgaacaaataataataaaatccatAAGTAGCTAATATTACAATGAATGTACATTACATTTAGTGAATCTGGACTGAAGTTGATTTTGGAGCGCATAGCAGCACCATGCATAATTGCCCAATCTTTCGCCTTCTGTGTTATTTCAACCAGTGTCCGCTCCTCAATTGGCAGCGGTATACAAGGTTCCAGTTCAGTTTTTGGCGACATCTTGAATAATTTAACGCCCCACTAGTTCTACAAGCAGTTAtaacaaagaaattatttagtataGACGTAGAATTGTTTTAAGCTTTGTGCCCCGTCACGAAGATGATGCATACAAAAACTACTATATGCTCCACTCCACGGAAAACGTCACACGTTGGCTCAAGTGTacatattcacatatttgtacgactaattaatataaataaacaaaaagtgcTCGCACACAATTTTACGAGTTGATTGTGTGATATCCGGTCTTGTTGCCAATAGATCAAACCAAAAAACTCCATACCAACCTTTTCCTACGTATTTCGGTTCATAGGCACGTGACTCGCGGTATTACTCGAAAATCGTTATAATGCTACCTTCCCACTGGAATTGTGTATTAACTGTGTATATAGCGCTTTGCAAtcgttttaaaacatttttggtCAGAATTAATTTCACCTGTACTTAGAATTTAAAGCCTTATCAACAAAATTCAGCTGGAAGGGTTGCCatcgtattttaaatttttcacttttgttttaataaaatatctcaaaataaTACCTCTGAGTTCGATAACtggattgtaaaataaaaatatcacattAATGGCAACACAACTTGCTTGCTTTATCGAATCATTTTATTACTTTCCGTTTACTCTTTCACACATTTCATTGCAGACTGCAATGGGCATAGATAACGCGTTATCTATGGCAGACTGCATTGGGCATGCACCACTCGTTCTCGGCGAATGCATTGGtacgtgactaacattcgggagtgcgtagatgAGGATCTCCATGTattaaacagcaaaatgatagaaaaggttgtttttaatagcggtcgcccctcggcaggcaatgacaaacctccgagtgtgattctgccatgaaaaagctcatcttaaaagacatttatttatttttaaaatcaaacaaataacaatggattatttttacaatgattgattctcaataaaatcaaaaataaaatgatggcTAGTGGTAAAGACGTTGAAGTTggagaatgttttaaaaaaagcttttttatgtaaaatgaattcataattaaaaatatttaacacaaattttattagaattatgcttACAGAGTGTTTTCTCTACTGacgtccatttcatttagtttttaatttgatgATTCACTTTACATTCGTAATAGTAATTATCcataacacagggttgtatgtcaaaaagtatggttattattagagatcggatttttatgcaaattgaatatgaaaatatatgcaaaagaGGTTTATTGGGTACAAACCAACaaacacatttcatttttaattatatatatagactcTGCATATTTCTTgcatattttttgcatattattTGCACCtcttttgcatatattttgcatattcaatttgcataaaaatccgaTCTCTAGTTatgtaggattattttataatttcagattTTGGTAGAGAagttttgtatgggaaatctcgctttttatttGCGGATTGGGAGTTAGGCACGAAAAAGTAAAGCATCtgcttatatgtgaacgtattataagaaagaaataggagtaataatacgttcacatatgcattaatcacctataaatccaccaaattaatctatccgctcacatatggcagattaccagcaaaatttacaatcagctgtcaaaacCGCTTTGAAAggcttttcttcatagaaattattttggtggaatatttcggtgtttttgttaatagctaatttaattgcgcaattaataggctgctaataataaacagttggaagaaatccgtatgcgacctTTACTGAGGtagtaaaaaattatggcagcaatgcgcatgggatatttaatattacattttataataagtaataagaggacaaaacggtTATGGAGATAcgcttttttctataaaatgaatccctaattaataatatttaacaaacactttattagaattatttttACAGACCTgctttctttgccggcatccatttcatttagtttttattttgatgtttctccttacatttgtaataatagttATCGAAAATACAGAAAACAAAGGgttgtatgttgaaaaatatcgttattatctaggattattttataatctcagattttgggagagaaattttgaatgggaaatcgcgctttttaatcacggattttgagttaagcgcgaaaaagtagatcatctacttatatgtgaacgtattataagagtATAGATTAATTGGAATAGATTGAATTAatgagaaatattttgaatatattcaGCAATATTCGGTAAGGTAACGAAACAATTTATGTTTGAAGCGCGAGCTCTCTTTTATacgtttaattttttggtttaagTTATTCCAAAGACGGGcagagaacacaaagtattgacgTTCAGTCACCAAACAATTGTATTTCATCGGGACTAGGTGTAAAGAACGGCAAGATTTGAAAACATGAGTCGAACTTTGAGGTATCTGGGTTCCTGAGTATTTCCGAAATTCTGAAACTCTTCCATTTGTGATACGCTTTGTTGCGTTTGTAAATCAAGTCTCTTCAAGACAAGTATACCGTGAGGAAGGCAGTGGCAGAcaacaaggccatggagaaggggggaattaaatttgtatacagatggttccaacgataaagttggctatggagtattttcgaaagcCTATCccttcgactaccagactactgcagccagggccgtggagagagtattcgggccccgggggaaacttgagatgcgggccccttaaacttttttttatttatcaaaatgcgtattatgttatagtgatataacatttaaacattaaaaaactcactgataaaatttttgatagaattaattatgaaatattgattaaaatgaattttagaaaactcttcagcagatctgaaataaaaaccgcagctgaaaaaagttaaaattttttattcaacaaatatttgaaaatgactgccacgatgcttagaattttgcttttcttgctttagctgaggcaaaagttcttataatatcatcgaagtcgagtttccttgctaactcagattccaaatacaaagttgccaatcctgttactcgactctgagttgaacaagaacgatggtagtctttgattcttgataaagcgctgaacgatctttCGGCGCCGGCAACCGATACTGGCAGGGTGCAGAATATTCGCAAAGCAATGCAGATGTTCGGGAACAGAGTATCCAAGTTTTTAGCTGTGATGGCATTCAACAAGTCGGGCGGAGGCATACAACATTCCGAAATTCCAGTAAAATTCGCCTTGTACACACTCTTCAAGTGACACATCTCAATTGAGATTCCTTCCGACACATCAgaagggtattttttagcaaaattaagagctgctgtctgaaattctgctttttcaattttaggaaatagccacaggaatgagaaaatgttgtttatgtttttaattgcagTAAACCGATTTTCAATACCAGTGATAACTGAGTCCATGATGACGAGAAATGTGTTTAATCTAATCATCACTataattacactagtctacaaggaaaagtatccgaaataatttaaactaatatctgcttctctgtccatgcaaaattcggattgataactaaaattaatttattagtttgagtttttacgataatcgtatctttcgtgtttaatggaactaggccgacaaaatttaaccaacattcaggcccagaaaccagactatatatttccgaaggtttatgatgcgctgaatccaaatctggcctcagaattgctctatcagctctggttttcgagatatcctaacctaaaagtgcaaaaaccaCAAAcccacacagccctaacccctagaaaccacccctatcataccgcgagcaggctaacccacataaccgcaagcaggctttcccacaaactccaaatttacatactattaatccatatatttcaggccctcaaacccaagaaaattagtaagcgactatatcatgtctatgttatcttaatcgattttcaggtgtaggaaaatttcgaaacatgaaaatttcaaaatgcgatatctctgcgaaaaaaaatgatatttgagcaaacaaaacgccatttgaaaaaagaaggattgtatttaaagatgccatcctttaattttggtgaaagaaaacatctgcaaggctacataacctcaaatatgggcaaaaatggggttttttgcacttttaggttaggatatctcgaaaaccagagctgatagagcaattctgaggccagatttggattcagcgcatcataaaccttcggaaatatatagtctggtttctgggtctgaatgttggttaaattttgtcggcctgtgttattaattaccttataaatcagtagcataaaatgttccattttaataagagctcaataatatacacttttgtatcaccatattatatttattgacaccaaaaaaagtctgtaacggaactctggtagaagtaatatattatttactatattttttcaagcaggaaatttcttggaattaccctcgagaccgggcccctctgaaaactccgggcccggggcaAAAAGTACCCAGCGTCTATCAAGCAGAGGTTCTAgccataaaagaagtggctacatacttaaatatgcatgccgtaacaaaaacgactataaatatattctcggatagccaagcggccattaaatcaatgaatgcggctatactaagatcaaaggttacACAAGAATGCCGAGCaaccctaaatgatattagcggtcataagagcctcaaaatggtttcatgaaagtaaataaacaaggttcccgtatcgcacagtggtatcacaacggatctgtgaggtctaagtgagttggtcatacggaccgactaccaccataacctaacctaacctactgtagcaggttaaactcctacttatccagaatcgaccccgacatactataTAGaagtccagcatgtgaaggcaccccgcacgacactaaccaccttttcccccctctccctctggacccaacctgtcgaaacagctagttttctgggcctaccgttagatgagctagacgaagacgaccggtgattacactacactgacagggcaaagtacAAGTACAACAGTACAGcagtacaacaacaaatacaaccacaaaaaaactaaaatttcggTTAGGCACTTTTTAGCGGCATGATGGACAGAACCACCACATATTCCAATAAAGTTTTAGTTCTAGCTTTAGCATTTTTGCAAACTTTAGCATCTTAGCAGCAGTAGCAAAAGTTCAGATCCGGTTGCAGATTTAGAGTTAAGATCAAATTAAAGGAGTTGGGGATTTTCTCCTTGTTGGGACTATGTCTCAAGTAATCACACTATTAGtcttgataataataataataataataatttatcctAGTAGGTGGTCCAATGACCGACACTgcgacctaaaagatcttttgtgtcaAGCTACCTAATTTAATATGGATGATCCTTCTGATCATCCGCGAAAGTTACCCGACCACTACATCAGGTTCTAGTTTGCCTAGTTGTTCTCTGCCTTTGGAAAGGAGTTGGTTGAAAGCCATGTTCTTCCAACAATTTTTCTGCTATACGTATAAACCTTAGTATATCTGTAATAGGagctttctttatttcttccggATCCAGTTGATCACGGTGGAAAATTTGCATTCTGGTTCTAGCCAGTGCAACGCACTCGCACAATAAGTGCTCCGTTGTTTCATCATCCTCAAAACAGAGTCTACACTCAGTGTCCCTGAGAAGTTGAATTCTGTTAAGATGATAGTTTAGATAGTAGTGGCCCGTAAGAAAGCCTACTATTTTCCTGATATCTACTTTCCGTAAGTTAATCAGTTCCTTTTTGTAGGTAAAAGGTCTGACCAACCTCTTGGCTTGACGAAGTTTCAGATTATCTTCCCAGTAAGCTATTCTGAGAGTATGTTCCCACTGGTCTACCCTAGATTTAGCTTCCGCCCAGTTGATACCACAATATGGTTCTGGTCCTATAAGGTCTGATGTCGATCCAgcccttgccagttcatcagcaatttcgttaCCCTCGATTCCAGAGTGACCTGGAACCCAGCAAAGTACAaccgtattttttgtacttaattCTTGAAGATTGTTTACACATTCTTCCACTAGTCTCGACTCCAAAGAATGAGACATTAGTGCTTTcagtgccgcttggctgtccgaATATATAGTTATGTGGGCCCCTTTGATACCCCTTTTTAGATTTGTCAGTGCACAGATCGAAATCGCTTGGATTtcggcctggaagacactgggcCATTTGCCCATGGGTTCTGAAATTTTTGTGTTGGGTCCAAAGATCCCGGCACCAACTccagtatttgtttttgaaccaTCAGTGAACCATTTCAGACTTTTTGGGTTAACCCAAGGTCCTCCAATTTCCCATTCATCACGGTCTGAGATAATTATCTCATAATTTCTATTGAAGACCCGTTTCGGAATCATGTAGTCTGTTACTGAACAGCTAATATCCCTATCCggtatttttcttagaatactCATATGACCAAAGTCACTGTATTCCTTATTTGACAAGATTTGCATTTTTAGTGCATTTCTAGCTGCACATTTCCATATGAATATATGCAGTGGGGATAATCCTACTATCGCTTCAATTGCAGTTGTAGGACAACTTCGCATGGCACCTGTTATAGACAAACAGGCCTGCCTTTGAAGACTTGCCAGTAATTACTTGGCTGTTTCTTGTGTGGTTTTGGGCCACCAAACAAGGGACGCATAGGTGATGATTGGTCGAATCATCATTGTATACATCCAATGAATCATTTTGGAGTCAATACCCCATGTTCTCCCCAGGAGACTGCGACATGCCCACATGGCTCTGGTGGCTTTATCTATCACCGATTTAAGGTGAGAGTTCCAATTTAATCTTTTATCCAGAACAACTCCTAAATATTTGACATCATTGGAATAGTTTATATTTGTTCCTTCGACAGTAATTGAACCAAGGTCCAACTTATATCTGTTTGTGAAAGGTACAATAATAGTCTTGCTGGGATTTATAGAAAGTCCTTCTACACGACACCAGTttagaatgaaatttaatgtttgattcATAATGCTGGATATTGTTCTGTCGAATTTGCCAGGAATAATCACTGCAATATCGTCAGCATAGCCAATTACCTCCAAGCCTAACTCACTTAGTTTGACTAGGAGGTCGTCAATAACCAAGGACCATAATAAAGGTGACAAAACACCACCTTGGGGGCATCCTTTTAATGCTTTGACTGAGACTGATACATCTCCTAGAGATGAGCTGATTTCTCTGCTTCCCAGCATTGCCTTTACCCACCCTATGGTCGGCTtgtcaatgtttttattttgtaatgctCTATCAATCGAGCGATAATCTGTATTATCAAATGCACCCTCGATATCTAAAAATGCGCATAAGGCGATTTCCTTAGAATAATGAGCTTTCTCTATCTTTGATACGAGAAAGTGAAGAGCTCCTTCTgtagatttccctttattaTATGCGTATTGCGATTTATGCAAGGGTGTGTTCTTTTCTAGATTTTCTCTAATGTGAAGATCCACCAATCTTTCCATTGTTTTCAGGAGAAACGAAGTTAAACTAATAGGTCTATATGACTTTGGAAGTTCACTGGACCTCTTGCccgtttttggaataaatatcaCGTTGACCTTACGCCAAACGTTTGGTATGTATTCCATACTAAAGCTATTCCTAAAAATGGCAACAAGTGGTTTTATTAGTATTTCTATCCCTCGTAAGAGGAGGGCTGGAAAAATACCGTCTACCCCTGGTGCTTTAAATGATTGGAAGGACCCAACGGCCCACCGTACTTTGTTTGGGGTAAAGATACGTCCTGACAGACTCCAGGATTTTTTGTTAGCCACGACCCCTTGGTCTGGTGTTAACTGATCATCCCTCACTGTCGATGACGTATCTATAGATCCCGGGAAGTGTACTTGAAGCATATATTCCAAAGTATCTTTCCGATTTTTTGTATACGACCCATCTGGTCTTTTTAAAGTTGTAACACCGTTTGAGTGTTCCTTGCACAAAGCTTTATGGAGCCTGGCGCCCTCTGGCGCCTCGATAATACTTTCACAGTATCTTCTCCATGACTCGCGTTTAGACTTTCTCAATTCTTTGTTGTAATTTGTTAGAGCAACCCTGTAGTCGTCCCATACCTTTGTATGTTTACAACGATTGAAAAGTTGTCTTGTTTCTTTACGCATTTTGGCAAGCTTATCATTCCACCATGGGACCTTTCTAGTCACATTACGTGTTTTGACTACGTTGCTTTCGTGGTATGCTGAAATTATTGTATCACTTAGTTGAAACGCTGCCTCATCTAGTTCACCAACAGAACTTATGTTGATAGGCAGTGAATCGACCTTTGATTCTAGTAATTCCTGATATCGTTTCCAATTTGTTCTTTTAGGATCGAAGACCTCATTTCTGAGATCACTTCTACCTGGTAGATCAAACCTTATGTGTAGATGGTCTGACAAAGAGGCTTCGTCAGACACATGCCAATTTCTCACAAAGTTAGCAATGTATGGGCTTGTTAGAGTAAGGTCTAGTACCTCCTCTCTAATAGCGTTAATAAACGTAGGTTTAGTACCTTTATTACTAATGTTTACGTTTTTGCTTAACAGATAATTTAAGAGAGACTCACCTCTATTGTTGACATCCGAGCTGCCCCAGATACAGTGATGCGCGTTTGCATCGCATCCGATCACGAACTGTATGTTCCGTGAGTGACAGTGCTCAATAAGCGCCTGCACCTCTACAGGAGGTATATCGTTGGAATCGCCCGGGAAGTAGGCAGACGCACAAACAATTTCCTGTGTCCCCTTTTCCGTTGCGATTTCTATTTGGATAGCTGCCAGATCCTGGCTGGCAAACTCTGAAAGTGGAAAGTAGTTAGTGTTATTGTCTACCATTATCGCAGCCCTTGGACGCGGACAGTGATAATAAACCAATTTACATTCCTTGCTAGATAGTCCTTTAACTTGACCACCAAATACCCACGGCTCTTGCAGTAGAGCTatggatatttttttcttcggcGAATCTCTTGCACATGGTGGCTGATGCTCCTGTGGCATGGTGCAAGTTCGCCTGTAGCACCTTCAATGTGCTCATTTTTGGCTATTTTCTGCCACAAGGTGCTGGAGCCTTGCGCTCCGAGGTCCCTTGTTTTTGTGGTCCTTATGACCCCCCACCGGCCGTGGTTTTGCTTGCTTTGGCACCTGTGTGTGCCGAGCTGCAGCGGTAGCCTTTTTCACGACCCTTATCGCGTTTTGTCGCTCTAACGCCGCTTTGCTTGTTGAGGGTTTCTCCACCTCTTTGGGTGCCGTTTCATCAGTATGCCCAACAGCACTACTTATGGATGTTGCGGCAGGTACTTCTTGCGCGCCCAGTGGCTCTGCTGTCCCAACGCTTTCCTCTGCCTTTACCCccgctttgttgtttttgaggATAAGGCGCACATGGCCGAAGCGATATGCAATTTTGCCTTTCAGCTCTGTTAGCTTACTCAGCGATTCGTCGTCAACCGTCATGACAAGGTGAAGTGAGGCACCTTCGGTCGACCTTTGGATCACTTTCCAGTGTTTGGCTGCCAGATTGTTCTGGACCCCAATGGTCGCAAGAATTTTCTCGTTAGAGAGTTCAATACTCTGTGGGAAGAAACCCCTCACGATGAACGTTTTAGGAAAATCATTTTCCTCCACGAGCATCATTTCTAACCCACATTTCTTCTTAATAACATCGAAATTGCTTCGCATCCATTTGGCCGTGTCATTATTGGAGCAAAGAAACAGCAACCAAACGTTCCTGTGTATTGCACCCTCAAATACTGGCTTGTTATTGTCGTCGACCTCGATCATTACGTCAATAACCGTTTCTTGAATAAGAACCAATTGTTCTTTGTTAAAAGGTGACTTAGCTAGATCAGAAGGGACAATACCCAGCCGAACAATGCTAGCCACTTGGCTAAAAGTTGGCCTTCCCACGTGCGAAGACGTTTTGGGTTTTTTGCCACCTGGCGTTTCTTTGGCTGACTCTTCCGAGCGCACTCTTTTCGCCGTGGAGGCATTTCTTGCTATTTCCAGAGCCTTCTCTCTAGAGTGACCACTTGCCATCGCTTGCTTGAAACGCCTTTTCTCAGCTGACTTCATTTTGACGAAGCCAGATGTTAGGTTCAGTTTACCAAGGTCTGAACCAATGACCGTGCATCCAGATTTTTCTGAGACAACACTATTGTTGTCTCCACACAGGGTGTCGGTATCAGAGGAGTCCATTGACTCATGACCGGATTCTAAATGTTCCGACGTTGGCCTAGGAGCCAGGAAAGGTCGGTCTTCATTAGACTGTGTGGATGTTGATGCGGGGATTTTCTTATCAGCAGCACCTGCCAAAGTAGATGCTGTTGAAGGTTGACTAGGCGCATGTCCAACAACGCTGCGCGCAGCCGAAAGAGGGTTATTCAGCC comes from Anastrepha ludens isolate Willacy chromosome 3, idAnaLude1.1, whole genome shotgun sequence and encodes:
- the LOC128858531 gene encoding glutathione synthetase-like isoform X4 is translated as MSPKTELEPCIPLPIEERTLVEITQKAKDWAIMHGAAMRSKINFSPDSLNFAPFILMPSSFPRKEFEKARNLQTIINQLMHNVAHDEEFLTTTLAETIKVDEFTSNLFNVYKKVLANGFGQLCVAGTGLCRQIKKYARK